From the genome of Herbiconiux sp. A18JL235:
AATTCATGCATGAAAGATTGCATTCTTGCATGCAATCTTTCTGACTTGAAAGCTTGCATGCATGCATGACAGTAGAAATACTGGTGGTATGCAAACAGTGATGGTCTATAGCGAATCTGGCGGAGTTACGAAGACGACCACGGCCGTCTCTATTGCCGCGATCGCCGCCTCGCAGGGGCGCCGCACTGTTCTGATCGATCTCGACCCCAGGGCGGCCGCGACGAAATGGCTCGACGTCACGCCGGCAGAGGAGGGTCTGCATGTCGGGGCGATCCTCGGGGATGAGAACCCGGAGGGATGGGCGGAAGACCTCGCGCTGCAATCGCGCTGGTTCCCTAACCTCCGCGTGGTGCCCTCGGCTCGCAACGTTTCAAACCGGGAAGCTGATCGCGCTGACCATGCGGAGCTGAGGCTTCGCGCGTCGCTCGACGGGCTCCAGGCAGATCTCGTGGTCATCGACTGCCCGAACCGCCAGGGCGGCCCGCTGACTCTCTCAGCGCTCAACGCCGCCGACACGGTCGTCTACGCGGCCAGTGCGTCGAGCGATGGCGTGGATGGCTTCTACGGTGCACAGAGGACGGTCGAGCAGTTCCGCACCAGCCGCCAGCGCATCGGCGCTCCGACCAACATCACCGAGGCGGGCATCGTCTGCGGGGGAGTGAAGGAGACGATCATGTCTCGGCCCGCTGCGGCCAGCATCGAAGAGCTGCGCGACACGGGGCTGCTCCTGGTCCCGCTGATTCCCGATCGTGCGATCGTGCAAGAGGTCCGAATGGTGGGGGACTGGTACGGCAACTACAGGAAGGGCGCCCCTGTGCTGAATGCATATACCGAAATCGTGAAGCAGGTAGTCCGATGAGCACCCCACAGGATGAGCGACCCGATCTGACCCGCCGCCGACCCCGGCCGGCGGCCGACGAGTCCGTCGATCCAGTCGACTACCGCGCTCCAGCGCTGGCAGCACCGGCTGCGGCGACCCCAGCAGCCGCGCCGGTCGAGAGTTCCGCGCCGGTCGAGGCACCGCGACCAACGCCCGTCCCCAAAGCGACCCCCAAGCCGGCAGCCAAACTCGCTGACTTGCCGGCGCGGTCGCCCGGCCGCCCGCGCCGCGATCCTTCCGTTCCGTTCAGCACTCGCTTGTCGCCAGAGGTACTAGAACTGGTTGATCGAGCCGTGGCCAACGGCGAGGGCGGGGGAGTCATTCGGAATGTCGTTGAAGAAGCGATCCGTGCTCGGTGGGGGAACTAACACCCCTGCTCGAGCGATTGACGCCTAAGTGTCAATCGCAGTCTCGTCGACGAGAGGTGGATAGCCGCCGTCGGCGTGGGGAAGGGTTTCCATCCAGAGCATGGCGTCGAGAGCGAGTGCTAGCGCATCGGTAGCGGCTTCGAGCGCCTTCTGCGAGTCTGTCCAGTCGGGGTTGTAACGATCGCGTGTCATGACGATTCGTCCCTGCTTTTGCAGGATGGTGAGTTGCGTCAGTGACTCCCGCGCGTTGAGGCGAATGTCGTTGGCGCAGCCGGTTTTGGGTTGATGTCAGTGCGAGAGCTGGCTGATGCGTTGGGCGGAGAGCCCAAGTGCGCGGGCGACGTCGGCTTGTGTGAGTCCGCTCTTTTTGAGAGTTTGCACGGCCTCGCGCCGAAGGCGCGCGGCCGCTGCGGCCGCTTCGCGGGAGTGCTCTTCGTTCTCGTTGGCTTCGGCCCACATCGTGGCTGCGGCTTCGGGGAGTTCGACGGTCACCTCGACTGTGATCTCGTCGTTGTCGACGTCGAGCCAGACGGCGGCGAGGTCGCGGGCGGCCTGGTCGACGTCCTTCAGCGCGACGGCGCCGCCGATCGCGATGATGGTGGAGCCGTTGGGGCCGGTGGAGGTGAGTTCGGGAATCTCGATCGTCCACCACTTGCCGGTGTCGCGGTAGGCGCGTGCGTGGAGCGTGCGGGGCATCTGGCTGGTCTTCACATCAATTCCATTCACGAGGCGCATCCGGGAAAATTTGCTGAATCTGTCGGACCACTCCGGAGGACACTTCGCCCTTGTGAGCGACGAGCGGGAAGGTCATCCCGGAGTCGGACGGCCCCCAGATTTCGTGGCTGCCCTTCTGGCGCTTGAACTCCCAGCCCTTCGACCGCAGGAACTTGGTAACGTCCCGGTACTTCTGTGGCTTGGTCATGAGTCTAGTCTAGTCCCCCTAGATAGTAAACATCAAGGGGCACTAGATGTTTTCAGCTATTGGGGTAGAGAATCGCGTGACCGATCAGGCCGACGATCAGTGGCCCGATGATGAGCAGGAGCCCGAGCGCGAAGGCGGCGAGGGCGGCGCGGTTGAAGCCGCGGCGGCCGCGTCCTCGGATGGGAAGCATGCGGGGGAGTACGAGGAGCACGGCGCCACAGGCAAAGACGGCGAAGCCTGCCGTCTGTGACGCCTGCATGGTTCACCCCTCGTCGTCGTCGTCTGCTTCAAACTCAGCGTTGCACACACCGCAGACGATGGGACCGACCTCGAACGTGGAGCGGCTGACGCGGAGCTTCCGCCCGCACTCGCACACGGCCACCACGCCGTTGTTGGTCTTCCGGCTCACGGCGCCGATATCGGTGAGGCGGTACGCGACGATCGCGGCGTCGAGGGCGCCGATCTCGGTGCGGTAGCGGGCGGCGGTGTCGCCGGGCACGTCGGTGATCGACCAGCCGATCGAGGGGTCTTTGGTGAGGGTGAGGCCGAACTCTTCTCCGATGGCCTTGAATCGGGTGTTGTGGAATCGGCCTTGGCGGCTAGTGTCTTTGATTCCGCGGGCCTCGGCGGCGGCGTGGGCGGCTTCGTGAATGAGGGTGCCGAGCACGGCGCGGCCGCCGCGCTGGAGGCCTTCTCCGCCGACCAGCAGCTCGTGCACGAGGGCGTCGCCACGCGCCCAGCGGGAGGCGGCGAAGTGGCCGTAGGCCATGCCTCCGCGGCCGTTGCCGGAGGCGAGGGTGACGACGACCTCGGGGACGTCTTCGTGGCGTTCCTGGATCGCGGCCCAGGCGCCTTCAATCGCGGCGACGAGGGGCGCGGTGATGGTTGTGGTGGTCATCGTCCCGCCTCCTGGTCGTCGGCGGCGAGATAGTGGGCGTCGCCTTCGTCGTCGCCGTCGGCGTGGCGCTCGAGCCAGAGGGCCGCCCGATCGGGGGCTCCGGCGGCGCGGAGGAGATCGACCAGTGCGTCGATCTCGCCGCAGTTGAGCATCGTGGCGACGTCGCCCGCGGTGTCCCAGGTGAAGGCGTCGACGAATCGGGCAAGGGTGGCCGTGTCGATGGGGGTGCTCTCGGTGACGGTGTAGCCGGAGACGCTGCCGTCGCGCATGAGGGCGATCTCTTCGATGGTGGAATTCATTGCGTCGTGCTGGTCGAAGGGGATGACCCCGGCGTCCCAGTTGGTGCCGTGCTGGTGGCCGAGCCATTTGGAGGCGAGTTCGACGTCGGTGTCGGCGCTGATCGTGGTTCCGTCGGGGGTGGCGAGTGTGAGCATGGCCGTCGTCCTTTCAGAGTGCGTCGATGCAGTCGGGTCGGAATCCGGACCAGCCATCCCAGGTGCCGGTGACGATCACGACGGGAAGCTGCTGATAGCCGAGTTCGCGCAGCAGCTCGTCGGCACCGGGCATCTGGTCGACGTTCACCGGCTTGTAATCGATGCCCTTCCGATCGAGCGCCCGGTAGGTCGCGGTGCACTGCACACAGCCGGGGCGGCTGTAGACGGTAACCGCCTTCGTGGTGGTAGTCGTCATGGTGTTCTCCAAACTTTTTCTCGGGCCGAACCCTCACTTGCATGGCAGTGAGCGGGAGGCGCGCAGTGCCGGAGTTCTCGGGCGAAA
Proteins encoded in this window:
- a CDS encoding ParA family protein; its protein translation is MQTVMVYSESGGVTKTTTAVSIAAIAASQGRRTVLIDLDPRAAATKWLDVTPAEEGLHVGAILGDENPEGWAEDLALQSRWFPNLRVVPSARNVSNREADRADHAELRLRASLDGLQADLVVIDCPNRQGGPLTLSALNAADTVVYAASASSDGVDGFYGAQRTVEQFRTSRQRIGAPTNITEAGIVCGGVKETIMSRPAAASIEELRDTGLLLVPLIPDRAIVQEVRMVGDWYGNYRKGAPVLNAYTEIVKQVVR
- the nrdH gene encoding glutaredoxin-like protein NrdH; its protein translation is MTTTTTKAVTVYSRPGCVQCTATYRALDRKGIDYKPVNVDQMPGADELLRELGYQQLPVVIVTGTWDGWSGFRPDCIDAL
- a CDS encoding type II toxin-antitoxin system HicA family toxin yields the protein MTKPQKYRDVTKFLRSKGWEFKRQKGSHEIWGPSDSGMTFPLVAHKGEVSSGVVRQIQQIFPDAPREWN